In the genome of Pelobacter seleniigenes DSM 18267, one region contains:
- a CDS encoding ABC transporter substrate-binding protein yields the protein MKRLLLTMLLSLGLLHSAQAAEELGFAYQDRIADAASIIAVDQGFFTEFGVTIQRYRFSSGAATAEALYSGAADIGTMGDTAALILLARNPGLTILASHGGGEGRHRLVTRADLQLHSPAELAGLTLAVKKGTSTYGGLLSYLQAHQLPLSSLKLVDMRPSEMAPALAAGSVDIICASEPTPSLAEQQGGHAFDDLAGLGNDYPILLLASSSYASRHPQQIANFLRAMAKAVDFINNNPRQAATIVARKTGLSEELTDRAMQRHVYALKLDTNTLASLKKTGQMLLNAGKIPALPDLIKRSAQEYLAAAHQQSAL from the coding sequence ATGAAACGTTTGTTGTTAACCATGCTGCTCAGTCTCGGCCTGCTCCACAGCGCCCAGGCCGCTGAAGAACTGGGCTTTGCCTATCAGGATCGCATTGCCGATGCCGCCAGCATCATTGCGGTCGACCAGGGATTTTTCACAGAGTTCGGCGTTACTATCCAGCGGTACCGCTTTTCCAGCGGCGCCGCCACCGCAGAAGCCCTCTATTCAGGAGCGGCCGATATCGGCACCATGGGTGACACCGCCGCGTTGATCCTGCTGGCCCGCAATCCCGGCCTGACGATTCTGGCCAGCCATGGCGGCGGCGAAGGCCGCCATCGGCTTGTCACCCGTGCCGACCTGCAGTTGCACAGCCCGGCGGAACTGGCCGGTCTCACCCTGGCAGTCAAAAAAGGCACTTCAACCTACGGTGGTCTGCTCAGCTATCTACAGGCTCATCAGCTCCCCTTAAGTTCGCTGAAACTGGTCGACATGCGACCGAGTGAGATGGCTCCGGCTCTGGCCGCAGGGTCGGTGGACATCATCTGTGCCAGCGAGCCGACACCGTCTTTGGCTGAGCAGCAAGGCGGCCACGCGTTTGACGATCTCGCCGGGCTGGGCAACGACTACCCCATTTTGTTGCTTGCCAGCAGCAGCTATGCCAGCCGGCACCCGCAGCAAATTGCCAACTTTCTCCGGGCCATGGCCAAAGCCGTCGACTTTATCAACAACAATCCCCGCCAGGCGGCCACCATCGTCGCCCGCAAAACCGGTTTGAGCGAAGAGCTGACCGACCGGGCGATGCAAAGACACGTCTATGCACTGAAGCTGGATACGAACACCCTGGCCAGTCTCAAGAAAACCGGCCAGATGTTGCTCAATGCAGGCAAGATACCCGCTCTGCCGGATCTGATCAAACGCAGCGCTCAGGAATATCTGGCCGCGGCACACCAACAGTCCGCTTTATAG
- a CDS encoding ABC transporter permease gives MSTVGDKTPGGLLQVPTLQRSKPSNRCSYRNLLFSCAALGLVALSWETVALLVTGLRGVPFPTPLETLLKLFAMLAGKPFLDHSIYSHIGTSLARWIGGFLLGGSSGALLGMACGRWDAVERLFMPAIHVLQLIPGLAWIPVAILIFGLGDGATLFMIAVTALAPVAINVAGGVKRVDEMYIRAAQMLGLNNRMLFLNVLLPGALPHILSGLRIGLGNSWRVLVAAEMIVGSGTGLGYAIIQSRWTLDYAGAFVCIAVICTIGLIVERVLFIPLEKRTVELWGLKRES, from the coding sequence ATGAGTACGGTCGGCGACAAAACTCCCGGCGGGCTGCTGCAGGTTCCGACGCTGCAGCGGTCAAAGCCGAGCAACCGATGCTCTTATCGGAACCTGCTGTTCAGTTGCGCGGCTTTGGGGCTGGTGGCATTGAGCTGGGAAACCGTTGCCCTGCTGGTGACCGGATTGCGCGGGGTGCCGTTCCCCACTCCCCTCGAGACCCTGCTGAAGTTATTCGCCATGTTGGCAGGAAAGCCGTTTCTCGATCATTCCATCTACAGCCATATCGGCACCAGCCTGGCCCGTTGGATCGGCGGGTTTCTGCTGGGCGGCAGCAGCGGAGCACTGCTGGGTATGGCTTGCGGCCGGTGGGATGCGGTTGAACGGCTGTTCATGCCGGCGATCCATGTTCTGCAGTTAATTCCGGGGTTGGCATGGATTCCCGTGGCCATTCTCATCTTCGGCCTCGGTGACGGTGCCACCCTGTTCATGATTGCGGTCACCGCCTTGGCGCCGGTCGCCATCAACGTGGCCGGCGGTGTCAAACGGGTCGATGAGATGTATATCCGCGCCGCACAAATGCTCGGTCTGAACAATCGCATGCTGTTTCTCAATGTTCTGCTGCCCGGTGCCCTGCCGCATATTCTGAGCGGGCTGCGCATCGGCCTGGGCAACAGCTGGCGGGTGCTGGTTGCAGCGGAAATGATTGTCGGCAGCGGCACCGGCCTGGGTTACGCCATCATCCAGTCGCGTTGGACCCTCGACTATGCCGGGGCATTTGTCTGCATTGCCGTGATCTGCACCATCGGGTTGATCGTCGAACGCGTGCTGTTTATCCCCCTGGAGAAAAGAACTGTTGAACTCTGGGGACTGAAAAGGGAGAGCTGA
- a CDS encoding ABC transporter ATP-binding protein, with amino-acid sequence MLIEVADVSKAYPQQQASPAPAIENISFSIAAGEFVCILGPSGCGKSTLLNLIAGFIQPDRGRINFAGQPVRTPGPERGVVFQEATLFPWLNIRQNIELGLKAAGIPRARHQQIVADSLAQVDLNCSGEAYPHQLSGGMKQRVALARVLALKPRLLLMDEPFSALDAETREHLQDQLLQICANQQQTVLFVTHSVEEAAYLADRVIIMAQPPASLYSEVSIPRDQPRSRTAKELSMTILRLRTTLKELARFVPEQKETDY; translated from the coding sequence ATGCTGATTGAGGTCGCTGACGTCAGTAAAGCCTATCCGCAGCAGCAAGCCAGCCCGGCGCCAGCCATTGAAAACATTTCCTTCAGCATCGCCGCAGGGGAGTTCGTCTGTATCCTCGGCCCGAGCGGTTGCGGCAAATCGACCCTGCTCAACCTGATTGCCGGATTCATCCAACCGGACCGGGGGAGAATTAATTTCGCCGGGCAGCCGGTCCGCACCCCGGGTCCTGAGCGCGGCGTCGTCTTTCAAGAGGCAACCCTGTTCCCCTGGCTGAATATCCGCCAGAATATCGAACTGGGACTGAAAGCCGCCGGCATTCCGCGCGCCCGGCACCAGCAGATCGTCGCGGACAGCCTGGCCCAGGTCGATCTGAATTGCTCCGGGGAGGCCTATCCCCATCAACTCTCCGGCGGCATGAAGCAGCGAGTGGCCCTGGCCCGGGTGCTGGCCCTCAAACCCCGCCTGCTGCTGATGGATGAACCGTTCAGCGCCCTCGATGCCGAGACCCGCGAGCACCTTCAGGACCAGCTTCTGCAGATCTGCGCCAACCAGCAACAGACGGTCCTGTTCGTCACCCACAGCGTGGAGGAAGCCGCCTACCTGGCTGATCGGGTCATTATCATGGCCCAACCTCCAGCCAGCCTCTACAGCGAAGTCAGTATCCCGCGCGACCAGCCGCGCAGCCGGACGGCCAAAGAGCTGAGCATGACCATTCTCCGCCTGCGCACCACCCTCAAGGAATTGGCGAGGTTTGTCCCGGAACAAAAAGAAACAGATTATTGA